In Phocoena sinus isolate mPhoSin1 chromosome 10, mPhoSin1.pri, whole genome shotgun sequence, a single genomic region encodes these proteins:
- the RANGAP1 gene encoding ran GTPase-activating protein 1, which produces MASEDIAKLAETLAKTQVAGGQLSFKGKSLKLNTAEDAKDVIKEIEDFDGLEALRLEGNTVGVEAARVIAKALEKKSELKRCHWSDMFTGRLRSEIPPALISLGEGLITAGAQLVELDLSDNAFGPDGVRGFEALLKSSTCFTLHELKLNNCGMGVGGGKILAAALTECHRKSSAQGKPLALKVFVAGRNRLENDGATALAEAFGIIGTLEEVHMPQNGINHPGVTALAQAFAINPLLRVINLNDNTFTEKGAVAMAKTLKALRQVEVINFGDCLVRSKGAVAIADAVHGGLPKLKELNLSFGEIKRDAALSVAEAVADKVELEKLDLNGNTLGEEGCEQLQEVLDGFNMAKVLASLSDDEGEDDEDEDEDEDEDEEEEPQPGERRERPTAPPRKMLDPDGGEPAPVLSSPPPADVSTFLAFPSPEKLLRLGPKSSVLIAQQTDTSDPEKVVSAFLKVSSVFKDEATVRSAVQDAVDTLMKKAFSSSSFNSNAFLTRLLIHMGLLKSEDKIKAIANLYGPLMALNHMVQQEYFPKALAPLLLAFVTKPNGALESCSFARHNLLQTLYKV; this is translated from the exons ATGGCCTCTGAAGACATTGCCAAGCTGGCAGAGACGCTAGCCAAAACCCAGGTGGCCGGGGGACAGCTGAGTTTCAAGGGCAAGAGCCTCAAACTCAACACTGCAGAAGATG CCAAAGACGTGATTAAGGAGATTGAAGATTTCGACGGCTTAGAGGCCTTGCGCCTGGAGGGCAACACGGTGGGCGTGGAAGCAGCCAGGGTCATCGCCAAGGCCTTGGAGAAGAAGTCGGAATTGAAG CGATGCCACTGGAGCGACATGTTCACGGGAAGGCTGCGGTCTGAGATCCCACCTGCCCTG ATCTCACTTGGGGAGGGACTCATCACAGCCGGGGCTCAGCTGGTGGAGCTGGACCTGAGTGACAACGCGTTTGGGCCCGACGGCGTGCGAGGCTTCGAGGCCCTGCTCAAGAGCTCCACCTGCTTCACCCTGCACGAACTCAAGCTCAACAACTGTGGCATGGGCGTCGGTGGCGGCAAG ATCCTGGCAGCAGCTCTGACTGAGTGTCATCGGAAGTCCAGTGCCCAAGGCAAGCCGCTGGCCCTGAAGGTCTTCGTGGCTGGCAGAAACCGTCTGGAGAACGACGGAGCCACTGCCTTAGCAGAGGCTTTTGGG ATCATCGGGACTCTGGAGGAggtccacatgccgcagaacgggaTCAATCACCCCGGTGTCACTGCCCTGGCCCAGGCTTTCGCCATCAACCCCCTGCTGCGGGTCATCAACCTGAACGACAACACCTTCACCGAGAAGGGTGCCGTGGCCATGGCCAAG ACGCTGAAGGCCTTGCGGCAGGTGGAGGTGATCAACTTCGGGGACTGCCTGGTGCGCTCCAAGGGCGCCGTCGCCATTGCAGACGCCGTCCACGGGGGCCTGCCGAAGCTGAAg GAGCTGAACTTGTCATTCGGTGAAATCAAGAGAGATGCTGCTCTGTCTGTTGCTGAGGCCGTGGCTGACAAGGTGGAGCTGGAGAAACTGGACCTCAATG GCAACACCCTGGGAGAAGAAGGCTGTGAGCAGCTCCAGGAAGTGCTGGATGGCTTCAACATGGCCAAGGTGCTGGCGTCCCTCAG TGACGATGAGGGTGAGGATGACGAGGATGAGGACGAGGACGAGGAtgaggacgaggaggaggagcCACAGCCGGGAGAGCGAAGGGAGCGGCCGACCGCACCGCCCAGGAAGATGCTGGATCCTGACGGTGGG GAACCAGCTCCTGTCCTGTCCTCCCCGCCTCCTGCAGACGTCTCCACCTTCCTGGCCTTCCCCTCCCCGGAGAAGCTGCTGCGCCTCGGGCCCAAGAGTTCCGTGCTGATAGCCCAACAG ACTGACACATCTGATCCGGAGAAGGTGGTCTCTGCCTTCCTGAAGGTGTCCTCCGTGTTCAAGGACGAAGCCACAGTGAGGTCGGCGGTGCAGGATGCAGTAG ATACCTTGATGAAGAAGGCCTTCAGCTCATCCTCCTTCAACTCCAATGCCTTCCTCACCAGGCTCCTCATCCACATGGGGCTGCTCAAG AGTGAAGACAAGATCAAGGCCATTGCCAACCTGTACGGCCCCCTGATGGCATTGAATCACATGGTGCAGCAGGAGTACTTCCCCAAGGCTCTTGCCCCTCTGCTGCTGGCATTCGTGACCAA GCCCAATGGCGCCCTGGAATCCTGCTCCTTTGCCCGCCACAATCTACTGCAGACGCTCTACAAGGTCTAG